A stretch of DNA from Cyprinus carpio isolate SPL01 chromosome A25, ASM1834038v1, whole genome shotgun sequence:
AGTGCCACCCTAGCAGTGAACCTGATTGGCTGTCTAGCATGGATGTGCGGAGGGGGCGGAGCAACCAATTTTGGGATGGCCATTCTGTGGCTGATACTGTTCACCCCATGCTCATACGTGTGCTGGTTTAGGCCCATCTACAAGGCCTTCAAGTGAGTTCAATTAATGTTGAGCTGTTGCTTCCGAGATGTTTTAAAATAGTCTTTGAGTTGTCAGATCCCCCAGATtgtcagatcctcctgtctgccctctcatcactgggcatcacagggattccacttcgctggtttgaatcctatctcactggtaggtctttcaggatGGCtgggggaggggaggtatccaaagcacatcaacttgtcactggggttcctcagggatcagttcttggacccctcctcttttCCGTGTACACTACATCACttgatgtatgtttgtttgcctctttaagaaaaatcgctttatgtatcccccagttgtaagtcgttttggataaaagcgtctgcaaaatgactaaatgtaaatgttatgtaatcATGTCATAGTGCATAACCCTaatgcagttcccttttttttcaCAGGACGGACAGTTCTTTCAACTTCATGGCGTTCTTTTTTGTCTTCATGGCGCAAGTGGTGATTAGTATCATCCAGACTGTTGGAATCCCAGGATGGGGAGTGTGGTAAGAACTGCTCATAGTGTTTCagaaattagatagatagatagatagatagatagatagatagatagatagatagatagatagatagatagaccattATGGTGGATTAAATAAATTACTCAACATGCTAGGTCAAAATAAACCACGGTTGGGTGTGTCCATATTTAACCCAGCAGGGGTCTGCAAAACAACCCAAACTAGGTTATTTTCAACCCAACAGTAGTGTAGATAGATACAGCAAATCTGGGTCAGTTCCAGTTTGAGTTACCCTATAGAAACTCAAATGACTCATATACTTTCTTGCGTCACATAATATTTTTAGCGCACATATATTATAGTCTGTTTAGATTATATTAGGATGTTATGTCATATTCTGAATTTATACAGTCTTTTCATGTAGTTTACTTTCTAACTACTATGTTAATGAGGAGAATGTGTCTTCTTTATGTGCTTGTATTACAGTGGCTGGCTGGCCACCATCACTTTTTTCAGCACTAATATTGGCTCTGCTGTTGTTATGCTGATTCCAACCATAATGTTCACTGCCGTGGCTGTTCTCTCGTTCATTGCGCTCACCAAGGTACCCGTTTCTGTTCCGCCATCATCTTTGTTTTGAATATACACAGGTCTCATGATATTTCCTGAAATTCAAGCAATTACTAATTTATGCTGAGGGTAATACCTTAATactaacaatattgtttttttgttgaataatattacagtagtctcctacttcttttttttcctgtacaGTTTTTTCCTGCAGAGTTTCTGAAGAGGGTCTTGCGCTCAGATTtactaaaaaaagttttaatttttttttttttttttttttaattactatctgcagtttattgattatttgttgtGTAAAAATAATTACGGGCATATCAGCCACAATATGTAATTATAGCCAAGTTAGTAACAGTAATCGTTAACgattattgaaattaatataaatttttatactgtacattataatgttgtcataagtaattttgctttaaaacatttatcagtgtgttttttgttattttagacaaaaatattataaaatcatgtttttgattattattttttttatttcatttatttttatttaatatcctcCATTTATCGGTTATTGgttctataaaaataattattggcttacGTATTGGCCACAAtttataatctttaaaaacactaataatctAATAACAGTAATGTTTAACAGTAATGGAAATTAATAaccatttttatactgtacattataatgttgtgatgcccaaattcactttaaaacatttaaaacatttgattttagtgagtgtttttattattattttagacaaACATTAtagaataattgttttaatatctgccatttatcagttattggaTGTATGAAATTAATCATTGGCTTACATATCAGATACTATTTTTAATCTTTGAAAACACTAGTAACAGTAGACTCAAACAAGTGTCTTTAGATTATTATGGacaattgttgttattattattattaaatatttgccatttattggttattggttgttgttattattattattaaatatttgccatttattggttattggcTCTATGAAAATAATTACTGACCTACATTTTAAATATCCCTGTGTTTAATTTTATAGCTCTATCCTCTTAATGCTGACAATTATCTAATTTTTTTGGTCTATTTTTCTTAGGATTCCTGAGCAAAGTAGATTTATTTTTAGCAAAGTCAATAGTTAAATGAAAGCAAGtctattaaacatcaaatatattctgattttgttaaactggataaattacTTGTAGCCTGGTTAGAACACCTGATCTCCTGAGCTATAAAAGGTCAACTTTTGAGCAATAAAATTGTCTTCTGTCTCAGGTTCACAACTTGTACCGTGGCAGCGGGGGCAGCATGAGCAAGGCTCAGGAAGAATGGACCACCGGCGCTTGGAAGAACCCTCACGTCCAACAGGCAGCACAGCAGGCAGCTATGGGGGCTGCACAGGGGGCCGTGCAGGGTCAACAGTACTCGGCCGCCCCAACCTACAACTACGACGAGCCAATGTAGATCCTTATTAGCCACAATGGGGGGAGGGGACAGAAACAGGGTATTTGGAGGGGGTTCCAGAGGGATAAAGTCAGTGGTTGAAACGGGGGAAGGGAGAAAGGAAAGATAAAAGACGATTCAAATTCAAACAAGTTTCCACCAGTACAACAAAAGATAAGCTTTTTCTTAAACTGTTTTACAAGTGTGTGATAGTTTAAGAAGTTGCTTTCGTTATTTAAAATACCAAGCCCTTAATAGGAAAATATCAGTCTTGCCATGTGGTATTACGGCAGATTTAATGAACAGTTAGTGTTTCTCCACTTATCGTGTTTCAAACATGGCTGAACTAGAACACCAGTAAGGAAACATTCCAAAGCTCACTATGTTTCTATAGTAACTAGATTCTCAAATTCGTCTGTGTGGTAGTTGAAAGCCAGTTCTATGTTTTGTTGGCTGTTAGTATTCAAGAACACATTTCGACTATTTAGCAAATACATCTTTACTCTCACGTCTTACAAATAAACGTACGTTTTATGCACAAATAGAAGAAATTATCAGCTTTTGGAAGTAAATTGACTGGCATTTACTTGATCTTGCAGTTGAAAAAGTATAAACCCAGTTAACAGGGAACGTTCTGAGAACTTTGGCaatgttctctcaaagttatcAAGAAACGTTCATTCAATGTTCGTTCACAGTTATCTGGGctttaataattttctcaaatGTTAGCACAATGTTATTCATACACCAATCATGGAACGTTTTTCTTCTGAAACGTTTTATTTGGACATtcgtttaagttttttttttttttttttaaatattacaactgTTCAGGGAacacattcccataatgtttgcaaaatgttcCGTTTTGTATaactaagaaatgttttttaaaacatttaaaaaaaactgtacattttgaacgtttagagaacattcagaaataacgttttcaCAACTTAATGGGAACgttagcaaaacgttcttagaacatatttttgttagctgggaagtTTATAAACGTTACATTGTTTCTTTTGAGCACTTAACATCAAGTGCAAGTACAAAgaaagtttgttttcattttctgtgaaggTACGAGGAAAGCCATATGCTTACGTTATTTTAGTTGTTACGTATTTTCGTTTGTGTTAAAGATTGTTGACGTTTTAGTGAATGCAGTTGTTTATTAACATTGTTTTCTTTACCTCAGGATTTAATCGTCTCATTTTACTGCTGATGTACTGTAGCTGAGGTTCGGCTAACGAAATCGATTGGACGAAATATTTGTACATGTACATGTTGTACGTTTGTACATTAGTTGATTTAAACGCTCTCGAATAGACTAAGTATTTAATCTGCTCTTAGCTACAGACTTGTTATATATTACAATCCATTATTATCTGAATCTGCGATGAAGGCTGATATCTTGATGTTCTCACGGTCACAGAAATCGTATCTGTTGGTTTGCGTATAATCTCAGATTGAATTTCAGTAATTTCTGTAAAATATGGCTTCTGGGTGAGCATATTATGAGTTAATATTGTCTCAAATACAATATATGGTATCATATTAGTTATTAATTACTATCATAGTGATGATATGTAGTCCTTCGCATCTCCCCAAACAAAGTCATGTCCATGTCTAACAATTTTTCttgacattttctgaaaatattttctcAATTATGCATCGACAAGCCATTTCTGTGTGAAATTCCTGAATTACAGATATCTAGAGATTATTTAAACTCTTTCGGACCTGAAAATTGTGGATTTGTAATATACAGTagagaatttatttatatttgttgttcCAATTCAACGGGATTCACAGTCTGAGGAGCTGGTTAGTGATGAATAGATGCTTGACTGTGAAAGTGGGTCATAGTTATATGAAAATAAAGTatgaaatagtttaaaataatagtgtacagtatatgtaatatgtaatctCAGTGTCTCTATTAAGGCTTGTAAAATACTTTCAGGAACTGTGAAGCATCAATACGCCCATGTGTGATACTATTCATGTATGTTTGGGGAGTTTTCtatgtgcttttttgtttctGTAAAGGTCTTTTTGTTGAAATTTCGATAATGTGCGTATTTGGATGTTTTGAACGTGGCTTGTTCCACAATGTGATGTTTAGTACACTATTGTGAGGCTTGGTAAGACAGAACTTCCTGTGCAAAGCTTTGGCTGAGGTTTCATCCCTAACTCACACCCATAGAGTCCTCTTGTGCCCTCTAGTGGACTGGATGTATGAAATTTACCTGTTTGTTTTCTGGCAGAAAACATTGACAGAAGCAATATCGATATCTGTCATGCATGATCTGATCACATCAACAAGTGTGAATGTTATATTTCAGCCGCACCAGCAAAAGCTAAGGTCACTGTCCTTTCCAAGACCCGCCATGTTTTTTTGTGCCCTGATCTTCATATCCCAAAAGTAGATAAAACCTTGTTCATACTGTAAAGTTAAATGAGTGGAAAGATGCCAGTAGAGTAACAGATAGTTGTCTTTGTATAGTAAGTTGTGTGGTGCTTGGTAAATTTGTGAATTGAACCAAACCTTGTGCCATGTGTACAAAGGCACTCTACTCTGTATGTGTGTAGATGTTAATTATTTTGTCAAGTCTTAAGTGGAATGTATCGTTTACTTGAAGACAAGAACTACTGTCCAGTACATTTTACaggtttccatttttatttacatatctcttttttttcttggtttataaGGGTCAAACATTTCAATTACTTTGTACTAATATCAATTTAGCCATGTTTTCCCTCAGCTACTATATTTAGTGtacttaatttgtatttaatgcaatGTAAACCTTAACATGTTTCTTGAGAAAAGCTATACttcaaaatcaatcaatcatgcaAACATGAAGTTCAATAGTTGTGATTTCTAAAAGTGGTTGTTTTTGACGTTTGAGATGAATtgttttttggttcattttgtattacttttatattattttgtctctCCCtgaggcctggtttcacagacgggGCTTAGGTTAAACCTGGATTAGGcaatagttcaattaggacatttaagtatattttataaacatgccttagaaaaaaaactactggcgtgcatcttgagacaaatcaATAGTACAAACATGTTTTAAGATTTGTCAGTGAAAGTTTCTTACAGTTAAAACAGATcacacatgcattttagtctgggactaggcttaagccttgtctgtgaaacctggGGATAATGTTGCATTCTGTGTCCAAGTCCATTCAGGGTCATGAAACTTTAATAgtctactaaaactaaaatcaaaaacatttactcatgttataaaaaaaattaataaaaacacagtggagATCAAGTTTAGAGaacaatttatgaacactttatttttcagaaataatgtaatcTTCATTGTTCAAAATTTGAAGAAATTTTAGTTGTGGATATACCATTTCAATAGAACAGTGCTTTACAAAATCaccaaggcatttcaacaaaaaacactttatttagtGGAAAACACAGCGATCAAAATGAGAGAACAGTAATGATTGTGGCACAAAAAGATGATTACAACTAAAATTTCTGAAGGTTTCAACTGTCAAAAATTAGTAGGAATTGTAGAGGCCCCTGCTTTGAATGCCTTCAGCACATCTGCGGCCACAGGACGTCACTAGTCTCTCACTGCTCTTGTGTGATCCTGGTTCACTCTTCTTCCATAGTTTGGTAACTGTAatgggtttcttagccataactttgtcaCCTAGGATTTTCAGTTGGGTTTAGAGGAGGACTCTGGGCcagccatttcattatttcaacattttcagCTTCAAGGAAATGCTTTCCCTGTTTGGCAGAGTGACGGGGCATTTTTCTGCatgataaattaaacttgctttCATCACTATagtgaactttggaccagttctcctctctccacacaacatgctcctcagcaaaggtgagcctagtcttttgattctttctgctgatgagaggcttggTCACTGAAGAGCATGCTTTCAGTCTCACTTCTCTTAAACATGCcgagacagatccttaccctgTTCAGCATGATACTGGTGAGCAATACCAGttgcagtgttgaaccgattcccCATTGAGAGTCTCTTGCATTTGTCTTTTGTAGATGACTAGCCTTTTTGGGGAgacttgaatgaattagtgtcattgtaaagctgctATTTTGAGAAAtcagatttggaatgaccagcttctcttgcagtggctgaaagggtcattcctttggccttcatctggggggtattccagaaagcaggttatgtgacataaccgggtatgtttaagagtaagtaagtggataacctca
This window harbors:
- the LOC109068003 gene encoding secretory carrier-associated membrane protein 5; translated protein: MAENNFPPLPRFIPLKPCFYQDFNEIPDHQRTMCKRLYYLWILNSATLAVNLIGCLAWMCGGGGATNFGMAILWLILFTPCSYVCWFRPIYKAFKTDSSFNFMAFFFVFMAQVVISIIQTVGIPGWGVCGWLATITFFSTNIGSAVVMLIPTIMFTAVAVLSFIALTKVHNLYRGSGGSMSKAQEEWTTGAWKNPHVQQAAQQAAMGAAQGAVQGQQYSAAPTYNYDEPM